The following proteins come from a genomic window of Streptomyces sp. NBC_01716:
- a CDS encoding acyl-CoA dehydrogenase family protein: MPLDHRLSDEHEELRRTVEAFAQDVVAPKIGDFYERHEFPYEIVREMGRMGLFGLPFPEEYGGMGGDYMALGIALEELARVDSSVAITLEAGVSLGAMPLHLFGTQEQKREWLPRLCSGEILGAFGLTEPEAGSDAGGTRTTAVRDGDEWVINGSKCFITNSGTDITGLVTVTAVTGRTEEGRPEISSIIVPSGTPGFTVAAPYSKVGWNASDTRELSFSDVRVPLANLVGTEGRGYAQFLRILDEGRIAISALATGLAQGCVDESVKYAKERHAFGRPIGANQAIQFKIADMEMRAHMARLGWRDAASRLVHGEPFKKEAALAKLYSSTVAVDNAREATQIHGGYGFMNEYPVARMWRDSKILEIGEGTSEVQRMLIARELGL; encoded by the coding sequence ATGCCCCTGGACCACCGGCTCTCCGACGAGCACGAGGAACTGCGCCGTACCGTCGAGGCGTTCGCGCAGGACGTCGTCGCGCCCAAGATCGGCGACTTCTACGAGCGGCACGAGTTCCCCTACGAGATCGTGCGCGAGATGGGCCGGATGGGCCTGTTCGGCCTGCCCTTCCCGGAGGAGTACGGCGGTATGGGCGGCGACTACATGGCGCTCGGCATCGCTCTGGAGGAGCTGGCCCGCGTCGACTCGTCCGTGGCCATCACCCTCGAAGCGGGCGTCTCGCTCGGCGCGATGCCGCTGCATCTCTTCGGTACGCAGGAGCAGAAGCGGGAGTGGCTGCCGCGCCTGTGCTCCGGCGAGATCCTCGGTGCCTTCGGTCTGACCGAGCCCGAGGCCGGCTCGGACGCGGGCGGCACGCGCACCACGGCCGTGCGGGACGGCGACGAGTGGGTCATCAACGGCTCGAAGTGCTTCATCACCAACTCGGGTACGGACATCACCGGTCTGGTCACGGTCACGGCGGTCACCGGCCGCACCGAGGAGGGCCGCCCGGAGATCTCCTCGATCATCGTCCCCTCCGGCACCCCGGGCTTCACGGTCGCGGCCCCGTACTCGAAGGTCGGCTGGAACGCGTCGGACACCCGCGAGCTGTCCTTCTCCGACGTCCGGGTGCCGCTGGCGAATCTGGTCGGCACGGAGGGCCGCGGGTACGCCCAGTTCCTCCGCATCCTGGACGAGGGCCGCATCGCGATCTCCGCGCTGGCGACCGGGCTGGCGCAGGGCTGTGTGGACGAGTCGGTGAAGTACGCGAAGGAGCGCCACGCCTTCGGCCGGCCGATCGGGGCGAACCAGGCGATCCAGTTCAAGATCGCCGACATGGAGATGCGGGCGCACATGGCCCGTCTCGGCTGGCGCGACGCGGCCTCCCGCCTGGTCCACGGCGAGCCCTTCAAGAAGGAGGCCGCGCTGGCGAAGCTCTACTCCTCGACGGTGGCCGTGGACAACGCCCGCGAGGCCACCCAGATCCACGGCGGCTACGGCTTCATGAACGAGTATCCGGTCGCCCGCATGTGGCGCGACTCCAAGATCCTGGAGATCGGCGAGGGCACGAGCGAGGTCCAGCGCATGCTGATCGCCCGGGAGTTGGGACTGTAG
- a CDS encoding acetyl/propionyl/methylcrotonyl-CoA carboxylase subunit alpha, giving the protein MFDTVLVANRGEIAVRVIRTLRALGIRSVAVFSDADADARHVREADTAVRIGPAPASESYLVSERLLEAAARSGAQAVHPGYGFLAENAAFAQACADAGLVFIGPTASAISLMGDKIRAKETVAAAGVPVVPGSSGSGLTDDQLADAAREIGMPVLLKPSAGGGGKGMRLTRLESALRDEIAAARREARASFGDDTLLVERWIDRPRHIEIQVLADGHGNVVHLGERECSLQRRHQKIIEEAPSVLLDEKTREEMGEAAVRAARSCGYRGAGTVEFIVPGDDPGSYFFMEMNTRLQVEHPVTELVTGLDLVEWQLRVAAGERLPFTQEDITLTGHAIEARVCAEDPARGFLPSGGRVLALREPAGDGVRTDSGLSEGTEVGSLYDPMLSKVIVHAPDRATALRRLRAALAETVTLGVPTNAGFLRRLLAHPAVVAGELDTGLVERDADSLVPAEVPVEVYEAAAAVRESELAPAPASTPGSGWTDPFSVPNGWRMGGMAVPVTHHLRIAGHEPVAHRLLGSGPSHVEPGRVTVTVGGMTHTFHRADDWLGRDGDSWHVQDHDPVEAALLGAAGAGGLDALTAPMPGTVTVVKVAVGDEVVAGQGLLVVEAMKMEHVVSAPHEGTVTELDVTVGSTVAMDQVLAVVAPIAPATTTEAPATAEEEK; this is encoded by the coding sequence ATGTTCGACACGGTCCTCGTCGCGAACCGCGGCGAGATCGCGGTCCGCGTCATCCGTACGCTGCGCGCGCTCGGCATCCGTTCCGTCGCGGTCTTCAGCGACGCCGACGCGGACGCCCGGCATGTACGTGAGGCGGACACCGCGGTCCGGATCGGCCCGGCGCCCGCCTCCGAGAGCTATCTCGTGAGCGAGCGCCTGCTGGAGGCCGCGGCCCGCTCGGGCGCCCAGGCGGTCCATCCGGGCTACGGCTTCCTCGCGGAGAACGCGGCCTTCGCGCAGGCGTGCGCGGACGCCGGTCTCGTCTTCATCGGGCCGACTGCCTCCGCCATCTCCCTGATGGGCGACAAGATCCGCGCCAAGGAGACCGTGGCGGCGGCGGGTGTGCCGGTGGTGCCCGGTTCGTCGGGCAGCGGGCTGACCGACGACCAACTGGCCGACGCGGCCAGGGAGATCGGGATGCCGGTGCTGCTGAAGCCGTCGGCGGGCGGCGGCGGCAAGGGCATGCGGCTCACGCGGCTGGAGTCGGCCCTGCGCGACGAGATCGCCGCGGCCCGGCGCGAGGCCCGCGCGTCCTTCGGCGACGACACGCTTCTGGTCGAGCGGTGGATCGACCGGCCACGCCATATCGAGATCCAGGTGCTGGCCGACGGACACGGCAATGTGGTCCATCTCGGCGAGCGCGAGTGCTCGTTGCAGCGCCGCCACCAGAAGATCATCGAGGAGGCGCCGTCCGTCCTGCTGGACGAGAAGACGCGGGAGGAGATGGGCGAGGCCGCCGTGCGGGCGGCGCGCTCCTGCGGCTACCGGGGCGCGGGGACGGTCGAGTTCATCGTCCCGGGCGACGACCCGGGGTCGTACTTCTTCATGGAGATGAACACCCGCCTCCAGGTGGAGCACCCCGTCACCGAGCTGGTCACCGGCCTGGACCTGGTCGAGTGGCAGCTGCGTGTCGCCGCCGGTGAACGGCTCCCGTTCACCCAGGAGGACATCACCCTCACCGGGCACGCCATCGAGGCCCGCGTCTGCGCGGAGGACCCCGCGCGCGGCTTCCTTCCCTCGGGCGGTCGGGTGCTGGCGCTGCGCGAGCCGGCGGGTGACGGCGTACGGACCGACTCCGGTCTGAGCGAGGGCACGGAGGTCGGGAGCCTGTACGACCCGATGCTGTCGAAGGTGATCGTGCACGCGCCCGACCGCGCGACGGCGCTGCGCAGGCTGCGGGCGGCGCTGGCGGAGACGGTGACGCTGGGCGTCCCGACGAACGCCGGCTTCCTGCGGAGGCTGCTGGCCCACCCCGCCGTGGTGGCGGGCGAGCTGGACACCGGCCTGGTGGAGCGGGACGCGGACTCGCTGGTGCCGGCGGAGGTGCCGGTGGAGGTGTACGAAGCGGCGGCGGCGGTACGGGAGTCGGAGCTGGCCCCCGCGCCCGCGAGCACCCCGGGCTCCGGCTGGACCGACCCCTTCTCCGTACCGAACGGCTGGCGGATGGGCGGCATGGCCGTGCCGGTCACCCACCATCTGCGTATCGCGGGACATGAACCCGTTGCTCACCGGCTGCTCGGCTCCGGCCCGTCGCACGTGGAGCCCGGCCGCGTCACCGTGACCGTGGGCGGGATGACGCACACGTTCCACCGGGCGGACGACTGGCTCGGCAGGGACGGCGACAGCTGGCACGTACAGGACCACGACCCGGTCGAGGCGGCCCTGCTCGGCGCCGCGGGCGCGGGAGGGCTCGACGCGCTCACCGCCCCCATGCCCGGCACGGTCACGGTCGTCAAGGTGGCGGTCGGGGACGAAGTGGTCGCGGGCCAGGGCCTGTTGGTGGTCGAGGCGATGAAGATGGAGCACGTCGTCTCGGCCCCGCACGAGGGCACGGTCACGGAGCTGGACGTCACGGTGGGCTCCACCGTCGCCATGGACCAGGTGCTGGCCGTGGTCGCGCCGATCGCGCCCGCCACGACCACCGAGGCTCCCGCGACTGCCGAGGAGGAGAAATGA
- a CDS encoding carboxyl transferase domain-containing protein: protein MQQAPVLASAADPAAEAWRANEAAHQELSGALRDRLAAARLGGGEKSRARHVARGKLLPRDRVDTLLDPGSPFLELAPLAAEGMYGGQAPAAGVIAGIGRVSGREVVVVANDATVKGGTYYPMTVKKHLRAQEVALENRLPCVYLVDSGGAFLPMQDEVFPDRDHFGRIFYNQARMSGAGIPQIAAVLGSCTAGGAYVPAMSDEAVIVRDQGTIFLGGPPLVKAATGEVVTAEELGGGEVHSRTSGVTDHLAEDDAHALRIVRTIVSTLPGRGPLPWRVEPVEEPKVDPMGLYGAVPVDSRTPYDVREVIARLVDGSRFAEFKSEFGTTLVTGFARIHGHPVGIVANNGILFSESAQKGAHFIELCDQRGIPLLFLQNISGFMVGKAYEAGGIAKHGAKMVTAVACARVPKLTVVVGGSYGAGNYSMCGRAYSPRFLWMWPNAKISVMGGEQAASVLATVKRDQIEGRGEQWPAEEEEAFKDPVRAQYETQGNAYYATARLWDDGVIDPLETRQVVGLALTACANAPLPQKDSNAPGFGVFRM from the coding sequence ATGCAGCAGGCACCCGTGCTGGCGAGCGCCGCGGACCCGGCGGCCGAGGCCTGGCGCGCCAACGAGGCGGCGCATCAGGAGCTCTCCGGCGCCCTGCGCGACCGGCTCGCCGCGGCCCGCCTGGGCGGCGGCGAGAAGTCCCGCGCCCGGCATGTGGCGCGCGGGAAGCTGCTGCCCCGGGACCGGGTGGACACCCTGCTGGACCCCGGCTCGCCCTTCCTGGAGCTGGCCCCGCTGGCGGCCGAGGGCATGTACGGCGGACAGGCGCCCGCGGCCGGGGTGATCGCCGGCATCGGCCGGGTCAGCGGCCGTGAGGTGGTCGTGGTCGCCAACGACGCCACGGTCAAGGGCGGGACGTATTACCCGATGACGGTGAAGAAGCATCTGCGCGCCCAGGAGGTCGCGCTGGAGAACAGACTGCCGTGCGTCTATCTCGTGGACTCGGGCGGCGCCTTCCTGCCGATGCAGGACGAGGTCTTCCCCGACCGTGACCACTTCGGCCGGATCTTCTACAACCAGGCGCGGATGTCCGGCGCCGGCATCCCGCAGATCGCGGCCGTCCTCGGCTCCTGCACGGCGGGCGGCGCCTATGTGCCCGCGATGAGCGACGAGGCCGTGATCGTCCGCGACCAGGGCACGATCTTCCTGGGCGGCCCGCCCCTGGTGAAGGCGGCGACGGGCGAGGTCGTCACCGCGGAGGAGCTGGGCGGCGGCGAGGTCCACTCCCGTACGTCGGGGGTCACCGACCATCTCGCCGAGGACGACGCGCACGCGCTGCGGATCGTGCGCACGATCGTCTCGACGCTCCCCGGGCGCGGCCCGCTGCCCTGGCGGGTCGAGCCGGTGGAGGAGCCGAAGGTCGACCCCATGGGGCTGTACGGGGCGGTGCCGGTCGACTCGCGCACGCCGTACGACGTGCGTGAGGTCATCGCGCGGCTCGTGGACGGCTCGCGGTTCGCGGAGTTCAAGTCCGAGTTCGGTACGACCCTGGTCACCGGCTTCGCCAGGATCCACGGCCACCCGGTGGGGATCGTCGCCAACAACGGCATCCTGTTCTCCGAATCGGCCCAGAAGGGCGCGCACTTCATCGAGCTGTGCGACCAGCGCGGCATCCCGCTGCTCTTCCTCCAGAACATCTCGGGGTTCATGGTCGGCAAGGCGTACGAGGCGGGCGGCATCGCCAAGCACGGCGCGAAGATGGTGACGGCGGTGGCGTGCGCGCGCGTGCCGAAGCTCACCGTCGTGGTCGGCGGCTCGTACGGCGCGGGGAACTACTCGATGTGCGGCCGGGCCTACTCGCCCCGCTTCCTGTGGATGTGGCCCAACGCCAAGATCTCGGTGATGGGCGGTGAGCAGGCCGCCTCCGTGCTCGCGACGGTCAAGCGCGACCAGATCGAGGGACGCGGCGAACAGTGGCCGGCCGAGGAGGAAGAGGCGTTCAAGGACCCGGTGCGCGCGCAGTACGAGACCCAGGGCAACGCCTACTACGCCACGGCGCGGCTCTGGGACGACGGGGTGATCGATCCGCTGGAGACCCGTCAGGTGGTGGGTCTGGCGCTGACGGCCTGCGCGAACGCCCCGCTTCCCCAGAAGGACAGCAACGCCCCCGGCTTCGGCGTCTTCCGGATGTGA
- a CDS encoding SACE_7040 family transcriptional regulator, translating to MSTRTAAPTRREQILSEAARLFAERGFHGVGVDEIGAAVGISGPGLYRHFAGKDAMLAELLVGISGRLLDGGRKRVAATTGDPAAVLASLIDGHIDFALDDRPLITLHDRELDRLRDSDRKLVRQLQRQYVELWVGVVREIHEDLPEPVARGAVHAVFGLLNSTPHLSPTGRGTPRRAVAETLLRRLAHGAFAALGEEEDGSTRT from the coding sequence ATGAGCACCAGGACCGCGGCCCCGACGCGCCGCGAGCAGATCCTCAGCGAGGCGGCCAGGCTCTTCGCGGAGCGCGGGTTCCACGGCGTGGGCGTCGACGAGATAGGGGCGGCCGTCGGTATCAGCGGGCCGGGTCTGTACCGCCATTTCGCGGGCAAGGACGCCATGCTCGCCGAACTGCTGGTCGGCATCAGCGGCCGGCTGCTGGACGGCGGCAGGAAGCGGGTGGCGGCGACAACCGGCGACCCGGCGGCCGTGCTCGCCTCGCTGATCGACGGCCATATCGACTTCGCCCTCGACGACCGCCCGCTGATCACCCTGCACGACCGCGAACTGGACCGCCTCAGGGACAGCGACCGCAAGCTCGTGCGGCAGCTCCAGCGCCAGTACGTGGAGCTGTGGGTCGGCGTCGTCCGCGAGATCCACGAGGATCTCCCCGAGCCGGTCGCGCGCGGCGCCGTGCACGCCGTCTTCGGCCTGCTGAACTCGACGCCGCATCTGAGCCCCACCGGGCGCGGCACCCCCCGCCGCGCGGTGGCCGAGACGCTCCTGCGCCGTCTGGCGCACGGCGCGTTCGCCGCCCTCGGGGAGGAGGAGGACGGCTCGACGCGTACGTGA
- a CDS encoding acyl-CoA thioesterase translates to MNALESLLELLDLERIEEDIFRGVSRSAAIPRVYGGQVAAQALVAAGRTVPADRPAHSLHSYFLRAGDPGAPIVYTVDRIRDGRSFTTRRVVAVQHGQPIFHLSASFQAYEEGLEHQAPMPEAPDPESLPTAAETLPRYADRFVDPSVADRLLEARAAVDLRYVDPPPYATAGQPREARSQVWFRTVGKLADDPLLHVCLATYVSDMTLLDSVLLAHGRGGWATGDIVGASLDHAMWFHRPFRADEWLLYDQTSPSASGGRGLGQARIHTQDGRLAISVIQEGVMRVPRESGSGGGGSGAGHSGTGRD, encoded by the coding sequence ATGAACGCACTGGAGTCCCTCCTCGAACTGCTCGACCTGGAACGGATCGAGGAGGACATCTTCCGCGGTGTCAGCCGCTCGGCAGCGATCCCGCGCGTCTACGGCGGCCAGGTCGCCGCGCAGGCCCTGGTGGCCGCGGGCCGTACGGTCCCCGCCGACCGGCCCGCCCACTCCCTGCACTCGTACTTCCTGCGGGCGGGCGATCCGGGCGCGCCGATCGTCTACACGGTCGACCGCATCCGCGACGGCCGCTCCTTCACCACGCGCCGGGTCGTGGCCGTCCAGCACGGCCAGCCGATCTTCCATCTCTCGGCGTCGTTCCAGGCGTACGAGGAGGGCCTGGAGCACCAGGCGCCGATGCCGGAGGCGCCCGATCCGGAGTCGCTTCCCACTGCGGCCGAGACGCTGCCGCGCTACGCGGACCGGTTCGTCGACCCGTCCGTGGCCGACCGTCTGCTGGAGGCGCGCGCCGCGGTGGATCTGCGGTACGTCGACCCCCCGCCGTACGCCACGGCCGGGCAGCCGCGCGAGGCCCGTTCGCAGGTGTGGTTCCGTACGGTCGGCAAGCTCGCCGACGACCCGCTGCTGCACGTGTGCCTGGCGACGTACGTCTCCGACATGACGCTGCTCGACTCGGTGCTGCTCGCGCACGGCAGGGGCGGCTGGGCGACGGGCGACATCGTGGGGGCGAGCCTGGACCACGCGATGTGGTTCCACCGTCCCTTCCGCGCGGACGAATGGCTGCTGTACGACCAGACGTCGCCGTCCGCGTCCGGCGGCCGGGGGCTCGGCCAGGCGCGTATCCACACCCAGGACGGGCGGCTGGCGATCTCGGTGATCCAGGAGGGCGTCATGCGCGTGCCCAGGGAGTCCGGGAGCGGTGGCGGAGGCTCGGGGGCGGGGCACTCCGGGACGGGGCGCGACTGA
- a CDS encoding hydroxymethylglutaryl-CoA lyase → MTLPMTVMDEGLPTRIRIHEVGARDGLQNESTIVPTEIKAEFIHRLAAAGLTTIEATSFVHPKWVPQLADAERLFPMVRDLESVRLPVLVPNARGLDRALALGVRQVAVFASATESFAKANLNRSLDESLAMFEPVVARARDERLHVRGYLSMCFGDPWEGPVPVDQVARVVRALVDMGCDEVSLGDTIGVATPGHVQSLLATLIEEGVHVSRIGVHFHDTYGQALANTFAALQHGVTTVDASAGGLGGCPFAKSATGNLATEDLLWMLQGLGISTGVDLGLLTATSVWMAEQLGRPSPSRTVSALSHKES, encoded by the coding sequence ATGACACTCCCGATGACGGTCATGGACGAGGGTCTGCCGACCCGGATCCGGATCCACGAGGTCGGCGCGCGCGACGGCCTCCAGAACGAGTCGACGATCGTCCCGACCGAGATCAAGGCGGAGTTCATCCACCGCCTCGCCGCCGCCGGGCTCACCACCATCGAGGCGACGAGCTTCGTCCACCCCAAGTGGGTGCCCCAACTGGCCGACGCCGAGCGGCTGTTCCCGATGGTGCGGGACCTGGAGAGCGTCCGGCTGCCCGTCCTCGTACCGAACGCCCGCGGACTGGACCGGGCGCTCGCCCTCGGTGTCCGTCAGGTGGCCGTCTTCGCCAGCGCGACCGAGTCCTTCGCCAAGGCCAATCTGAACCGGTCCCTTGACGAGTCCCTCGCCATGTTCGAGCCGGTCGTCGCCCGCGCCCGCGACGAGCGGCTCCATGTCCGGGGTTACTTGTCGATGTGCTTCGGCGACCCGTGGGAGGGGCCTGTCCCCGTCGACCAGGTCGCCCGGGTCGTCCGGGCCCTTGTCGACATGGGCTGCGACGAGGTGAGCCTCGGCGACACGATCGGCGTGGCCACCCCCGGCCATGTGCAGAGCCTGCTCGCCACGCTCATCGAGGAGGGCGTGCACGTCTCCAGGATCGGGGTGCACTTCCACGACACGTACGGCCAGGCGCTCGCCAACACCTTCGCCGCGCTCCAGCACGGGGTGACCACCGTCGACGCGTCGGCGGGCGGCCTCGGCGGCTGCCCGTTCGCCAAGAGCGCCACGGGGAATCTCGCCACCGAAGACCTCCTGTGGATGCTGCAAGGCCTCGGTATCTCCACCGGGGTGGATCTCGGCCTGCTCACCGCCACCAGCGTGTGGATGGCCGAACAATTGGGACGCCCCAGCCCCTCGCGCACCGTAAGCGCCCTCTCCCACAAGGAGTCCTAG
- a CDS encoding phosphatase — protein MPIPSREALVDHLVRTRIAGDVATPRDNNLSHYRKLANGDRHFWLGLELGDRWTDEQDVLAVMAERCGVNDDPGHRHGQDTIDPELTVDALERMAARLRKAAAGRESVLFATGHPGGLLDVHRQTADALRLAGCEIIRIPGGLTADEGMVFQFAGVAMLERGATLWHTHSPEPMRAILDGLERDGRPQPDLVLADHGWAGCAGQRGLDSIGYADCNDPALFIGEAEGTLQVTVPLDDHVTDPRFYDPMTEYLLNEAGLTSTV, from the coding sequence ATGCCGATACCCAGCCGCGAAGCTCTCGTCGACCACCTCGTCCGTACGCGTATCGCCGGAGACGTGGCCACGCCCAGGGACAACAACCTCTCCCACTACCGCAAGCTCGCCAACGGCGACCGCCACTTCTGGCTGGGCCTGGAGCTCGGTGACCGCTGGACCGACGAGCAGGACGTGCTGGCCGTGATGGCCGAGCGGTGCGGTGTCAACGACGATCCCGGGCACCGGCACGGCCAGGACACCATCGACCCCGAGCTGACCGTCGACGCCCTGGAGCGGATGGCGGCGCGGCTGCGCAAGGCGGCGGCGGGCCGCGAGAGCGTGCTGTTCGCCACCGGCCACCCCGGCGGGCTGCTCGACGTGCACCGGCAGACGGCGGACGCCCTGCGGCTGGCCGGCTGCGAGATCATCCGGATCCCCGGCGGACTCACGGCCGACGAGGGCATGGTCTTCCAGTTCGCCGGTGTCGCGATGCTGGAGCGCGGCGCCACGCTCTGGCACACCCACTCGCCCGAGCCGATGCGCGCCATCCTGGACGGTCTGGAGCGCGACGGCAGACCGCAGCCGGACCTGGTGCTCGCCGACCACGGCTGGGCGGGCTGTGCGGGGCAGCGGGGGCTCGACTCGATCGGGTACGCGGACTGCAACGACCCGGCGCTGTTCATCGGCGAGGCCGAGGGCACCCTCCAGGTGACGGTCCCGCTGGACGACCACGTGACGGACCCGCGCTTCTACGACCCGATGACGGAGTATCTGCTGAACGAGGCCGGTCTCACCAGCACCGTCTGA
- a CDS encoding acyl-CoA dehydrogenase family protein — MRRSVYNEDHEAFRETLRAFIEAEVVPVYDEWYEAGLVPREFYYKLGELGIFGIEVPEEYGGAGEESFKFQAVVSEECARAGVSFGGSSVHVALCLPYVKAYATDEQKKRWLPGFVTGETMYAIAMTEPGTGSDLAGMKTTAKLSADGSHYVLNGAKTFITGGVHADRVIVCARTAPPSSEDRRHGISLFVVDTKSEGYAVGRKLDKLGLKSSDTAELSFSDVKVPVEDLLGEEHKGFSYLGQNLPQERLGIAVGAYAQAAAAIRFAQSYVQDRTVFGKTVASFQNTKFELAACKAEVDAAEAVCDRALDAHDKGELSAAEAASAKLFCTEVAHRVIDKCLQLHGGYGYMNEYPIARLYADNRVNRIYGGTSEVMKMIIAKSMGL; from the coding sequence GTGCGCCGTAGCGTCTACAACGAGGACCATGAGGCGTTCCGGGAGACTCTCCGCGCCTTCATCGAGGCCGAGGTCGTTCCCGTCTACGACGAGTGGTACGAGGCGGGGCTCGTCCCCCGCGAGTTCTACTACAAGCTGGGCGAGCTGGGCATCTTCGGTATCGAGGTGCCGGAGGAGTACGGCGGCGCGGGCGAGGAGTCGTTCAAGTTCCAGGCCGTCGTCTCCGAGGAGTGCGCTCGCGCGGGCGTCTCCTTCGGAGGGTCCAGCGTGCACGTCGCGCTCTGTCTGCCGTATGTGAAGGCGTACGCCACCGACGAGCAGAAGAAGCGGTGGCTGCCCGGCTTCGTGACCGGCGAGACCATGTACGCCATCGCCATGACCGAGCCCGGCACCGGCTCCGACCTCGCGGGCATGAAGACCACGGCCAAGCTCTCCGCCGACGGCTCGCACTATGTGCTCAACGGCGCCAAGACCTTCATCACCGGCGGTGTGCACGCCGACCGCGTCATCGTCTGCGCCCGCACCGCCCCGCCGAGCTCCGAGGACCGCAGGCACGGCATCTCGCTCTTCGTCGTGGACACCAAGTCCGAGGGGTACGCGGTCGGCCGCAAGCTCGACAAGCTGGGCCTGAAGTCCTCGGACACCGCCGAACTCTCCTTCAGCGACGTCAAGGTGCCCGTCGAGGACCTGCTCGGCGAGGAGCACAAGGGCTTCTCCTACCTCGGCCAGAATCTGCCGCAGGAGCGCCTGGGCATCGCCGTCGGCGCGTACGCGCAGGCGGCGGCCGCGATCCGGTTCGCCCAGAGTTACGTGCAGGACCGCACCGTCTTCGGCAAGACCGTCGCCTCCTTCCAGAACACCAAGTTCGAACTGGCCGCCTGCAAGGCGGAGGTCGACGCCGCCGAGGCGGTCTGCGACCGGGCCCTCGACGCCCACGACAAGGGCGAGCTCTCCGCCGCCGAGGCCGCGTCGGCGAAGCTCTTCTGTACGGAGGTCGCGCACCGCGTGATCGACAAGTGCCTTCAACTGCACGGCGGTTACGGCTACATGAACGAGTACCCCATCGCCCGCCTCTACGCGGACAACCGCGTCAACCGCATCTACGGTGGCACCAGCGAGGTCATGAAGATGATCATCGCCAAGTCCATGGGCCTGTAG
- a CDS encoding peroxiredoxin has protein sequence MAATPGLGRPMENFALPGGVLDGDDTFVRREYRLDEHRGRPLVLAFYPGDNTSVCTRQMCSYSSGLETFTELGAEVWGISPQDVDSHEGFARTHRLRIPLLADTDRTVARAFGIAAPGIGLRRSVFLIAPDGTLHWKHVGLFGATFQPVKTLARELAGLQV, from the coding sequence GTGGCAGCGACACCCGGCCTCGGCCGTCCCATGGAGAACTTCGCCCTGCCCGGCGGGGTGCTCGACGGGGACGACACCTTCGTAAGGAGGGAGTACCGCCTCGACGAGCACCGCGGCCGGCCGCTGGTCCTCGCCTTCTACCCCGGTGACAACACCAGCGTCTGCACGAGGCAGATGTGCTCGTACTCCAGCGGTCTGGAGACGTTCACCGAGCTGGGGGCGGAGGTGTGGGGCATCAGCCCGCAGGACGTCGACAGCCATGAGGGGTTCGCCCGTACGCACCGCCTGCGGATCCCGCTGCTCGCCGACACCGACCGGACGGTGGCGAGGGCGTTCGGGATCGCCGCGCCCGGGATCGGGCTGCGCCGCTCGGTCTTCCTGATCGCGCCGGACGGCACGCTGCACTGGAAGCACGTGGGGCTGTTCGGCGCGACGTTCCAGCCGGTGAAGACGCTGGCCAGGGAGCTGGCCGGCCTCCAGGTCTGA